In Saprospiraceae bacterium, the sequence CATCATGAAACATTACCACATCTTCGCTCACGTATTTAACCACTCTACCTATCACAGAGGACAGCTTGTTACCATGCTTAGGCAGGTTGGATATGAAGGAATAAGCAGTACGGATATGCTCCATTTTTCAGGGAAAAAGTATGATGTATCTTCTATTTTAAAGTTTAAATTTCATCTTCAAGATCTGTGTCCGCTGCTTGCAAAGTTTTAAAGTCTATAAGCATGAATTGATGTGTCAAATTTTTTTTCAAAAATTTCGTTTGAAAAAATATACAATAGAAAACTTGCAGAATTACATAAAGTGCTTAACTTCGTAGAGTATTCATTAATAAGTATTGAATAAAAAAATATTTTGGAGATTGAAACATCAAAAGGCAAAAATGAATCTCCACTAAAAGCTCCTACTGCAGGAGCTTTTTTTTTTGCCTTCATAGTTTTACGTTTTAATATATCAACGGTTGAGTAATCCATTGATTGATGTGTTTTCGTAGACACATTTCAACACTTTGTACTTAAGATTTTTTGACAATTTAAGGTCCTGTCCATTGAGCGTATACTGCAGTTTAAACGAGGTACTTTCCTGATGCGTAGCATCCACTACCAGTTGAACACTACCTGGTAAGATAGCAACCTCAAATTCACTCATTACATCGGCGATTAACTTCTCAAGATCCCTAAATGGAATTTTCATTTTATTGTTCACCTCAAAATGTATTGTATTTATATCTTGATCAAGTGTCGTATGATTGATGAGGTCTTGGGTGAAAATAGAACTATTAGGCACATAGATGAGCACATCGTCATCATCCTGCAAAGTAATCATAGTAAGCGAAAAATCCTTTACTTCTCCTGTATACTTACCGATTTTTACATAATTTCCAATTTTTATTTTATCAGAAAACCCTAAGATCATACCGGTGATAATGTTAGAAATATAATCTTTCATGATGATAGCGATGGCAGCTGAAATCAGGGTCAATCCAGTAAAAAAGTCCTTTGGTTTGAGATTCAGCAAGTGAAGCAAAAAGTAAAAAGCCACTCCACTAATCACCAAAAAATAAATATTCTCTATTCCTACAGTGACATTGTCAGTTTTATTAAAAGCTATTTTTTTCCGTTTTCGATAGAAATAAAGCAACAAATCTTTTCCCAGTTGAGTCAATAGAAAGAATAACGAAAAGCCTACAATACTAGCTATAAAATGAAGCGGTATGAAGGAGTTTTTAAAAATCGTCTGTAGATTTTCATTGAGGATGATGAGTATTGCTATACCAATCACTTTTAGTAGCCTAAAGAATACATTCATATTTACCTAATAGAAAGATGCAAAATTACACAAGGTTTTGAAGGGTTTTCCGTTAATTTGACCTTGAATCTTTTAAAAATGAACTTACATTTCTTTAATTCATCTATTTACCAGGCTCGAAGAGCTGAATTAGCCAACCTGATTGGAGATGGGCTGATCCTATTTGTTGCCAATGAAGAAAGTGGTATAAACTACCGAGACAACACCTACCCCTTTCGTCAAGATAGTAATGTGTTGTACTATAGCGGCATTGAGAGGGCCGGCATCTCCATTTTGATCGACGCCGAGGAAGGCCAAAGCTATCTGATGGGTGATGAAGCCAGTATGGATGATGTTGTTTGGACTGGACCTGTGCCTTCTCTTCAGGAACTAGCCATGTGGTCGGGTATTGAAAATATAATCACTCAGGCTCAAGGCGAGAACCTTATTAAGAAAACGGTGACTAAAGGATTAAGAGTGCATTATCTTCCGGTATATCGAGGGGATCATTCTTTCAAATTGGGATCTTTGCTGGGCAAGACTCCTGAATCTATAGCGTCAGATTACAGTATACCATTAGCCAAAGCTGTAGTCCAACAACGGGAGATTAAGTCAAATGTAGAAATCACCCAATTAGAACAAGCCATAGAGGTATCCGGTCAGATGCATCGTATAATGATGACTAAGACCAAAGCAGGTATGCAGGAGTCTGAAGTTATGGCAGCTGTCCGATCACACTGCCTGGCGGCTAATCTTGATATCCCCTATTCTATCATTCTCTCGGTCGATGGTCAAACCTTACACAATCATTCATATCACAATGTTATGAAGCCAGGGCAGCTTTTATTGGGTGACTTCGGTTCTGACTCACACATGCATTACGCTGGGGATATCACTAGAACCATTCCTGTAGCTGCCACCTTTTCGAGCTTTCAAAAAGACATTTATAACATTGTACTAGATACCCTGAACAAGGCCATTCAAGCTGTCAAAGCCGGTACAAAATACCTCGACATCCACCTTGCAGCTGCTAAGAATATTGCCCAATCAATGACTCAACTCGGGTTCTTATCAGGGGACTCTGATGACCTGGTCGCCTTGGGAGCGCATGCCCTATTTTTTCCGCACGGATTAGGCCATGCGCTTGGTTTGGATGTACATGATATGGAATCCATTGGTGAAGAGTATACAGGCTATACCCCAGATATGACCAGAAGCAACCAATTTGGGTTGCGTTCCCTTCGACTGGCAAAATCCTTACGTTCGGGGATGGTGCTGACAGTAGAGCCCGGCATATATTTCATTCCGGAGCTCATCAGTCAGTGGAAAGCACAGGGGAAGTTTAAAGACCATATTCAATATGATAAAATCGAACGCATGCTGCCTTTTGGCGGCATCAGGATTGAAGACAATGTGCTTGTTGAGGATCAAGGCAGTAAAATACTGGGGCCACCCATACCAAAAGAAATCAAGGATGTAGAAGAATTGAGGCAACAAGCCTACCTTTAAACCCGGGATCCGCACCATTGTAGTCTCATGAAATTTTTTTTATCCGAATATCGCCACGATTATTCCTCTTACACTTTTGGTTATACCATTTATGCAATCTGCGAGTCTAGAAGTGATTTAGAATTTATTTACTCCAATGGTTTCCTACCCTATACCGGCAATCTGGAGATCAGAGCAGATATCTTTTACAAATCAAGAGGTATTCGCATAGTACTTGACCACTTTTCCGATACCAGCGAAAATCGTAGAGTTCAACGAAAAATAGCTTCTTTCAATATTAAAGAGTCGGTCATTCCCATAGAATCTTTTGATCAGTGGGATGAGTTTTTTGATTTCGCCAAAAAATATAGCAACGTACGCATCGGGGATCATAAGATGCCATTAGAGCGTATAAAATATATCTGCTCTAGAAAATATTTGACTCATATCATTCAGTTTAACCAAGATGACAAAGTCATAGGATATATCCTGGTAGTGATTTCTGATTCTTTTATGCACTTTTGGTTTTCATTCTATGATACCACCTTTTTAGAACAAAATATTCCATTAGGTAAATGGTTGATGTGGAAATGTATACATATCGCCAAGGCAATGGATAAAAGCTATATTTATCTGGGCAATGGATATCAAAAATCTTCCCTGTATAAAACAAGAGATTTTAAAGGGGTAGAATATTATAATGGCAACTCCTGGAGCAGCGATCTTGAAAAATTTCAATTGTTAGTCTCCCAGGATGAAGCACTAAGACCCCTGGATGATTTTAAATTAAATGGGGACTGGAATCAGCAGATTGAATCATTGTTATAAATGCTAACTGGATCCAATAGTAATCCAATGCTTCACCATCAAACTCATCTGAAGGGTACGCCTTTCACCTTCGTCTGCACCTTACATAAATAACGATCAGCCGTAATATAAAGCACTGTGCCATCTTCTCCCCAACCACAGTTGGCAGTAGCTTGCCCTGTCTCTATCCTGGCCAGCAATTCGCCTTTAGGTGATATCAATAACACTCCCCCAGGGCCTGTACCCCAGATATTGCCATGATCGTCCACTTTGATACCATCTGGCAGTCCCAACAAACCTGATTTCGCCATCGATGTCACATCTAATAATAAACTGCCTTTGCCCACGATGCCGGTAGACAATACCGGATATTTCATGTAAATGGCTTTGTCCGGATCTGATTGAGCAACATAAAGAGTCTTTTCATCAGGGGATAATGCCAGACCATTAGGGCGGGTCAGATCTTTAATGATCAATGTTGTTTTGCCGTTGGCATACATATACACTCCAAACACGCCTGTTTCCTTCCCGGGATCGTTTTCTTTGCCTGGCATACCATAGGGTGGATCTGTGAAATAGATCCTGCCTTTTGAATCTACGATCACATCATTGGGAGAGTTAAATCGTTTTCCGCCATCATTGTCAGTAACTGTTTTTTTGCCTCCAGGTCGTCCCATGGGCATGATAGATATTCTCCGATCACCATGCTCACACGACAATAGGTTTCCTTTGAGATCCCGGGTGAGACCATTGCTCCCTGGTTCGTTTCCGTACACCCCTACTCCAGTATATCCTGATGGTTTGATATAAGGTAGTGCTCCTTCACCATTGTTTCTCCAGATATATACTGTATTGCGTGGAACATCACTAAACAAAATGGCTTGTTCCTCTTTCCACCACACAGGCCCCTCTGCCCAATCAAACCCATCGGCCAATACCTCGATATCAGCATTAGGATCAATAAACGCGTTGGCTTCTTCTTTAAAAATATGGAGGTGACCAATAGTTTGAGGGGTTTGACTCATTAAGCAGAGATTTAAATAGATCCCGCAAAAAATCAATATAGATTTTTTCATCAGCTTATATTTTTTAAACATTCGATAAGGAAATATTTTTAGTTAAGTGCCCAGGCTTTAATATTTACCCCATTAAAGGTACCACTACTCATGAAAAGAATCACGGTCCTTTTTTTATCTATTTTATCTAAATATCCTTCTAATTGATCGTTTTGGGTAAACACTTTCAAATTGGTTTTAGCAAAAGCAGCTTTTACAAAATCGATATCCAAATCAGGCATCCTTTTTATCTCTAAAGTATGTTTATTAAAGAACACGATTGCTTCATCTGCTTCATCCAAAACATGAGCATATTGTGGCAAAAAATCTTTGTTGAGGCTGCTGTAAGTATGGAGCTCTACCAGACATATGAGCCTAAATTGAGGAAACTGGCTTCGCATAGCCTTTACGGTAGCCTTCACCTTAGAAGGAGCATGGGCAAAGTCGAGATATATCTTGGTGTCAGGAGATATAAATAATGGTTGTAATCTTTTGGCAGCACCTTTAAAACTCATCAGCGCCTGGAGGGATGCTGTTTCTTCGATTCCAAGATCTGAACAAACCCTAATCGCAGCTTGAATGTTTTCAAAATTATGCAGACCGAACACCTGGATTTGAAATTCATGCTCTGCATGTAGCAAATAAGCTGTGCCATCCTTAATCTTATGTGGATAAGCTACATAATCAGAAAATGAGATATCCCTCCTGGGTGTTTTATGGACTAAATGGTTAAGCTCTTCATCTTTACCAAAATGGTACACCTTGGCTCCTGAAGGCAAGGATTGAATATAATCTGCAAACACATGGATATAATCTTCATGGGTAGGAAAGACATTGATATGATCCCAGGCGATTCCGGTGATGATGGTGATTTGGGGATGGTAATGTAATATTTTAGGCTTTGGGTCTGTCGGAGCACTGAGATATTCATCGCCCTCAATGATCATGAGAGGGGCATCCGACAGTTTGATCATTAGGTCAAAGCCTTCCAATGGAGCCCCTACGAGATAATCATAATCAACCCCACAAGCTTTTAGAATATGCATGATCATGGAAGTAGTGGAAGTCTTGCCATGACTACCAGCTACTACGATTCTTTTTTTGTTTTGAGCATGCAATCCAATGTACTCCGGATAGGACACTACCTTCAAGTTTAAGGCAATGGCTTTCAGAAGTTCCGGGTTGTCCTTTTTAGCATGCATCCCTACGATGACCAGATCAATCGATGCATCGATTTGGTCAGGATACCATCCAAAAGGTGGGAGTAAATGATAAGATTCGAGCTTGTCTTTGGCAGGATTGTAGATCTCATCATCAGACCCCGTGACTTGATGCCCTGCCAGGTGCAAAGCAATACTCAGATTGTGCATGACAGCTCCGCCCATGGCAATGATATGAATTCGCATGGGGCAAAAATGATAAATTTATAGTTCGTATTAGTTTTTTTCTTTATTTGTGGATGGAATATTTAAAGTGGAATATTGCCATGCTTTTTATCGGACCTTTGGATCTTTTTATTTCTCAAACTAGCAAGTGCTCTGATCAGTTTTCTCCTGGTATCGGCAGGAGTGATTACAGCGTCAATATACCCCCTGGAAGCTGCCCGGTAGGGGTTGGCAAATTTCTCAGCATATTCATATTCTTTTTCTTTAGCCTTCGCATCAGGATCAGAGGCTGCTTCTATCTCTTTTTTGAAAATAATCTCACTGGCCCCTTTTGCTCCCATGACTGCTATTTCAGCGGAAGGCCAGGCAAAACTGAAGTCAGCTCCGATATGTTTTGAATTCATGACATCATAGGCGCCCCCGTATGCCTTGCGCGTGATCACGGTGATCCTTGGTACCGTTGCCTCGCAAAATGCGTATAACAGCTTGGCACCCTGGCTGATGATACCATTCCATTCCTGATCTGTACCAGGCAAAAAACCAGGTACATCCACCAATACGATCAAGGGGATATTGAAGGAATCGCAAAATCTCACAAACCTGGCTCCTTTGACAGAAGCATGCACATCCAAAACTCCTGCCAGCACATTAGGTTGGTTCGCTACAAAACCAACAGATCGACCTGCAATTAGTGCAAAACCAATGACCAGGTTAGGTGCATATAACTCCTGAATTTCAAAAAAAGAGTTTTCATCCACCAGATTGTTGATTATTTCCTTTACATCATAAGGAGACTGGCTGGACCCTGGCAAAATTGAATTTAAAACCATGCGATATTCGTCACCAAGTATATAGGGGTAATGTGGGGCGGTCTCCATATAGCTGGCAGGCAGATAAGTCAAAAGAAGTTTTATTTTATTGATAGCCTCTACATCATTGGCTGCTATCAAATGACTGATGCCTGACTTGACTGCATGCGTTTGTGCTCCACCGAGGTCATCGCTGGTGACCACTTCGTTTGTCACTGTCTTTACAACATTGGGTCCGGTGACGAACATATATGAAGTCTTGTCTACCATGACTATAAAATCAGTTATCGCCGGGGAATATACTGCTCCACCGGCACACGGTCCCATAATCAGAGAAAGTTGAGGTATCAGTCCGGACAATTTAGTGTTTCTATAAAAAACCTCTGCGTAACCGGCCAAAGAGTCAACTCCTTCCTGTATTCTAGCTCCACCGGAATCATTTAATCCAATGATAGGGGCCAGATTTTGCAGCGCCATATCCATAATGACACAGATTTTCTGAGCATGTGTCTCCGACAAAGAACCTCCAAATACCGTAAAATCCTGGGCAAAGACATATACCAATCGGTGATGGATAGTACCATAACCGGTCACTACCCCATCCCCATAATAAATATTTTGATCCATATCAAAATCTGTATTCCGATGGGTGACAAGCATTCCGATTTCTTCAAAGGAGGTATCATCCAGCAAAAGTGCCAATCTTTCCCTGGCGGTCAACTTTCCTTTATTGTGCTGAGATTCAATGCGTTGCTGCCCACCTCCTTGCATGGCAAGTATGGATAATGAATCTAAATTTTTCAGTTTTTCTTCCATAGCTGTTAATATTATTTGATGTTTCTAAAGTGGCCAAATAACATGGTCAAATAATTATTGCTCTTCCTTCTTATTACTTTAAATGAATTGATACTTAAACCTTGCATAGATACTATGGCTTATCAAGATATTATTAATTTTGCGATTCATTTTAGCAATATATAATACATGTCAACAACAGAAATCGAATCTATTTTAAGTGAGCGGGTGCTTAATATGACCGAGTCAGCAACTTTACAGATGGCTGCCATGGCAAGGAAAATGAAAGAGCAAGGTATCGATGTCATCACCTTGAGTTTAGGTGAGCCTGATTTTGATACTCCTCAACATATCAAGGATGCAGCACTCAAGGCTATGCAAGATGGGCATACTAAATATACTGCTGTAGCGGGCAACCTTGATCTGAGAGAAGCCATAGTTGCCAAATTAAAACGAGAAAACGGACTGGATTTTAAACCAAATCAAATAGTCGTATCTAATGGAGCCAAACAAGACATCGCCAACTTGTGCATGGCCTTACTTAACCCTGGAGATGAGGTCATTATTTTGTCTCCATATTGGGTCTCCTACAGTGATATAGTGCATATGTTTGGAGGCAAAGCTGTACTACTATCAGCCTCTGTAGATGAAGACTTTAAAGTTCCCGCATCCAAGATAGCCGCTGCCATTACTTCAAGGACCAAGCTGATTATGTTTTCGAGCCCGTGTAATCCATCCGGATCAGTATTTAGTCATTCGGAATTGAAGGCAATAGCAGAAGTGGTGGCACCACATAAAAATATTTATATCATGTCTGACGAAATCTATGAACACATCACCTTTAGCGGTCAGCATGTGAGCATAGCGTCGTTTCCGGAGGTGAAAGAGAGGACTGTCGTGATCAATGGCTTTTCAAAAGCCTTTGCTATGACTGGATGGAGATTAGGATATATGGCAGCACCTCTGTTCATAGCTGAAGCTTGTACCAAGATCCAAGGGCAGATTACATCCGGGGCCAATTCGATTGCCCAAAAAGCTGGCGTAGCAGCATTAAATTCTGACCTGCAACCTACCCTGGATATGACTGCAGCCTTTAAAAAAAGAAGGGACTTGATCATTTCACTGTTAAAGGACATCCCCGGGTTTAAATGTAATTTTCCTACCGGTGCCTTTTACATTTTTCCTGATATTAGTTATTATTTTGGTAAAACTGATGGCCAGACAGTCATTAACAATTCGGACGATTTTGCTTTGTTTCTATTGCACCATGCACATGTAGCCACCGTAGGAGGATCCGCCTTTGGTGATGACAATTGTTTCAGAATATCTTATGCCGCCAGCGAACAAAATATTGAAGAAGCCGTCAGAAGAATTAAGAAGGCGGTAACAACCCTTCATTAGAATGATTTTGAATGCTTGGTGACTTCGGAATAAATGAGTAACTTTATATATAAGTATGACAGCAATTAAATTTTCCAATACTAATGCACAGTTTTTTCCTACATTAAAACAGCGCGTTTCTGATTATTTTGAAGAGAATAAAATTTCTCCAACAGGTAATTACATATTATACATTAAATCAGCCATTTTAATAAGCCTGCTTGCAGCTACTTATATATGGTTAGTATTTTATACGCCTTCGAGTATTTTATTGGCCCTTGTGCTATGTATGGCGATGGGCTTCATTTTTGCTGGCATTGGATTCAATGTGATGCATGACGGAGCACATGGTAGCTATTCCAAGAAAAACTGGTTAAATAATATTATGGCCTATTCTCTGGACCTCCTGGGTGGAAGCTCCTATATGTGGAAGTATAAGCATAATATGGCGCATCACTCATTCACTAATATAGATGGCATGGATGAAGATATAGACATCAGGCCATTTATGAGGGTAAGTGAAGGTCAGAAAAAACTACCAATGCACAAGTTTCAGCATATTTATGGCTTCTTACTATATAGTCTGTCTTACTTGATTTGGATTTTCTCCAACGATTTTTCAAAATATTTTAAAGGTAAAATAAGAGGTACCATAGCTATACCAAAGATGACTATTGGAGAGCATGTCCATTTTTGGGCAACTAAAATTGCGTACGTTGCGATATTTCTGATTATCCCCATATTTAAAGTAGGTCTATTAAAGACGATTTTAGGTTATGGTCTATTGGTATTCGTGACTGGTATCGTTATTGCCTTTACATTCCAACTCGCTCACGTACACGAAGAAGCCGAATTCGTGGCACCCCATGGAGAAGAATTTTTAATAGAAAATAATTGGGCAGTGCATCAGATGAAAACTACAGCCAATTTT encodes:
- a CDS encoding GNAT family N-acetyltransferase, giving the protein MKFFLSEYRHDYSSYTFGYTIYAICESRSDLEFIYSNGFLPYTGNLEIRADIFYKSRGIRIVLDHFSDTSENRRVQRKIASFNIKESVIPIESFDQWDEFFDFAKKYSNVRIGDHKMPLERIKYICSRKYLTHIIQFNQDDKVIGYILVVISDSFMHFWFSFYDTTFLEQNIPLGKWLMWKCIHIAKAMDKSYIYLGNGYQKSSLYKTRDFKGVEYYNGNSWSSDLEKFQLLVSQDEALRPLDDFKLNGDWNQQIESLL
- a CDS encoding SMP-30/gluconolactonase/LRE family protein; its protein translation is MKKSILIFCGIYLNLCLMSQTPQTIGHLHIFKEEANAFIDPNADIEVLADGFDWAEGPVWWKEEQAILFSDVPRNTVYIWRNNGEGALPYIKPSGYTGVGVYGNEPGSNGLTRDLKGNLLSCEHGDRRISIMPMGRPGGKKTVTDNDGGKRFNSPNDVIVDSKGRIYFTDPPYGMPGKENDPGKETGVFGVYMYANGKTTLIIKDLTRPNGLALSPDEKTLYVAQSDPDKAIYMKYPVLSTGIVGKGSLLLDVTSMAKSGLLGLPDGIKVDDHGNIWGTGPGGVLLISPKGELLARIETGQATANCGWGEDGTVLYITADRYLCKVQTKVKGVPFR
- a CDS encoding peptidoglycan synthetase, coding for MRIHIIAMGGAVMHNLSIALHLAGHQVTGSDDEIYNPAKDKLESYHLLPPFGWYPDQIDASIDLVIVGMHAKKDNPELLKAIALNLKVVSYPEYIGLHAQNKKRIVVAGSHGKTSTTSMIMHILKACGVDYDYLVGAPLEGFDLMIKLSDAPLMIIEGDEYLSAPTDPKPKILHYHPQITIITGIAWDHINVFPTHEDYIHVFADYIQSLPSGAKVYHFGKDEELNHLVHKTPRRDISFSDYVAYPHKIKDGTAYLLHAEHEFQIQVFGLHNFENIQAAIRVCSDLGIEETASLQALMSFKGAAKRLQPLFISPDTKIYLDFAHAPSKVKATVKAMRSQFPQFRLICLVELHTYSSLNKDFLPQYAHVLDEADEAIVFFNKHTLEIKRMPDLDIDFVKAAFAKTNLKVFTQNDQLEGYLDKIDKKRTVILFMSSGTFNGVNIKAWALN
- a CDS encoding acyl-CoA desaturase, encoding MTAIKFSNTNAQFFPTLKQRVSDYFEENKISPTGNYILYIKSAILISLLAATYIWLVFYTPSSILLALVLCMAMGFIFAGIGFNVMHDGAHGSYSKKNWLNNIMAYSLDLLGGSSYMWKYKHNMAHHSFTNIDGMDEDIDIRPFMRVSEGQKKLPMHKFQHIYGFLLYSLSYLIWIFSNDFSKYFKGKIRGTIAIPKMTIGEHVHFWATKIAYVAIFLIIPIFKVGLLKTILGYGLLVFVTGIVIAFTFQLAHVHEEAEFVAPHGEEFLIENNWAVHQMKTTANFATKQKWHGWFWGGLNYQIEHHLFPKISHIHYPAISKIVKQTCKEFNVAYVEFPTVVSAIYSHFMHLRALGSAA
- a CDS encoding acyl-CoA carboxylase subunit beta — encoded protein: MEEKLKNLDSLSILAMQGGGQQRIESQHNKGKLTARERLALLLDDTSFEEIGMLVTHRNTDFDMDQNIYYGDGVVTGYGTIHHRLVYVFAQDFTVFGGSLSETHAQKICVIMDMALQNLAPIIGLNDSGGARIQEGVDSLAGYAEVFYRNTKLSGLIPQLSLIMGPCAGGAVYSPAITDFIVMVDKTSYMFVTGPNVVKTVTNEVVTSDDLGGAQTHAVKSGISHLIAANDVEAINKIKLLLTYLPASYMETAPHYPYILGDEYRMVLNSILPGSSQSPYDVKEIINNLVDENSFFEIQELYAPNLVIGFALIAGRSVGFVANQPNVLAGVLDVHASVKGARFVRFCDSFNIPLIVLVDVPGFLPGTDQEWNGIISQGAKLLYAFCEATVPRITVITRKAYGGAYDVMNSKHIGADFSFAWPSAEIAVMGAKGASEIIFKKEIEAASDPDAKAKEKEYEYAEKFANPYRAASRGYIDAVITPADTRRKLIRALASLRNKKIQRSDKKHGNIPL
- a CDS encoding aminopeptidase P family protein, which produces MNLHFFNSSIYQARRAELANLIGDGLILFVANEESGINYRDNTYPFRQDSNVLYYSGIERAGISILIDAEEGQSYLMGDEASMDDVVWTGPVPSLQELAMWSGIENIITQAQGENLIKKTVTKGLRVHYLPVYRGDHSFKLGSLLGKTPESIASDYSIPLAKAVVQQREIKSNVEITQLEQAIEVSGQMHRIMMTKTKAGMQESEVMAAVRSHCLAANLDIPYSIILSVDGQTLHNHSYHNVMKPGQLLLGDFGSDSHMHYAGDITRTIPVAATFSSFQKDIYNIVLDTLNKAIQAVKAGTKYLDIHLAAAKNIAQSMTQLGFLSGDSDDLVALGAHALFFPHGLGHALGLDVHDMESIGEEYTGYTPDMTRSNQFGLRSLRLAKSLRSGMVLTVEPGIYFIPELISQWKAQGKFKDHIQYDKIERMLPFGGIRIEDNVLVEDQGSKILGPPIPKEIKDVEELRQQAYL
- a CDS encoding mechanosensitive ion channel, whose amino-acid sequence is MNVFFRLLKVIGIAILIILNENLQTIFKNSFIPLHFIASIVGFSLFFLLTQLGKDLLLYFYRKRKKIAFNKTDNVTVGIENIYFLVISGVAFYFLLHLLNLKPKDFFTGLTLISAAIAIIMKDYISNIITGMILGFSDKIKIGNYVKIGKYTGEVKDFSLTMITLQDDDDVLIYVPNSSIFTQDLINHTTLDQDINTIHFEVNNKMKIPFRDLEKLIADVMSEFEVAILPGSVQLVVDATHQESTSFKLQYTLNGQDLKLSKNLKYKVLKCVYENTSINGLLNR
- a CDS encoding pyridoxal phosphate-dependent aminotransferase, giving the protein MSTTEIESILSERVLNMTESATLQMAAMARKMKEQGIDVITLSLGEPDFDTPQHIKDAALKAMQDGHTKYTAVAGNLDLREAIVAKLKRENGLDFKPNQIVVSNGAKQDIANLCMALLNPGDEVIILSPYWVSYSDIVHMFGGKAVLLSASVDEDFKVPASKIAAAITSRTKLIMFSSPCNPSGSVFSHSELKAIAEVVAPHKNIYIMSDEIYEHITFSGQHVSIASFPEVKERTVVINGFSKAFAMTGWRLGYMAAPLFIAEACTKIQGQITSGANSIAQKAGVAALNSDLQPTLDMTAAFKKRRDLIISLLKDIPGFKCNFPTGAFYIFPDISYYFGKTDGQTVINNSDDFALFLLHHAHVATVGGSAFGDDNCFRISYAASEQNIEEAVRRIKKAVTTLH